Proteins from one Homalodisca vitripennis isolate AUS2020 chromosome 3, UT_GWSS_2.1, whole genome shotgun sequence genomic window:
- the LOC124358670 gene encoding neurogenic differentiation factor 4-like has product MIDDMNPVHDPNNNNTLEKSYSLRPRTSARKEEPEAVNNEENWKPRNKARRKPKQKSVPLSKYRRKTANARERFRMREINQAFEALRRAIPHLNSSCENPNEKLTKISTLRLAMKYITALSNALQDTDFDSDGDSFLSEWTSTPPDHRESSTPSSVNEHSDIYDSFFSLSPSSESSPSTSSSFSLSALMTPPACEYIASDNHASLPTHTVLQKHDPYTKKDDRLFCSSDPAVDSRPLLTDPHSSTLEDDLSHHLLTSADLQNCSSSLLDELEGLPSPVVDLDDYLLT; this is encoded by the coding sequence ATGATTGACGATATGAACCCCGTTCACGACCCAAACAACAACAACACTCTAGAGAAATCCTACTCGCTACGGCCCAGGACGTCAGCTCGAAAAGAGGAGCCAGAAGCGGTCAACAACGAGGAGAACTGGAAGCCTCGAAATAAAGCCAGAAGGAAACCTAAGCAGAAGTCGGTTCCATTAAGTAAGTACCGGAGGAAGACGGCTAATGCTCGAGAGAGATTTCGAATGCGAGAAATCAACCAAGCATTCGAAGCGTTACGAAGAGCGATCCCTCATCTGAACTCTAGTTGTGAGAACCCCAACGAGAAACTTACGAAGATTTCGACCCTCCGCCTGGCCATGAAGTACATCACCGCCCTCAGCAACGCTCTGCAAGACACCGACTTCGATTCTGATGGAGATTCTTTTCTGAGCGAGTGGACCTCAACACCTCCCGACCACAGAGAATCTTCTACTCCATCTTCCGTCAACGAACACTCCGACATCTACGACAGCTTCTTCTCACTGTCCCCTTCTTCTGAGTCGTCACCTTCTACTTCTTCCTCGTTCAGTCTCTCAGCTCTCATGACACCCCCTGCATGTGAATACATTGCTTCTGACAACCATGCAAGTCTCCCTACACATACAGTTTTGCAGAAGCACGATCCCTACACCAAGAAGGACGATAGACTCTTCTGTTCCTCGGATCCGGCGGTGGACAGCAGACCTCTCCTCACTGATCCTCACTCGTCTACTCTAGAAGACGACCTGAGTCATCATCTCCTCACCTCGGCGGATCTCCAAAACTGTTCTTCTTCCCTATTAGATGAACTAGAAGGTTTACCCTCACCGGTGGTTGACTTGGACGACTATTTACTTACGTGA